A window of Bacteroidales bacterium genomic DNA:
TGGGGGCGCTGATTGCCCTAATACCTTTGAATTTTAAACTGGAACTGGAACCAAGCCTGTTTTTTATTCTGTTCATCGCCCCGCTTGTATTCAATTCCAGCATGCTGATGGACAAACAATCTTTCTGGGCATTAAAAGTACCGATCATGAACCTGGCTTTCCTACTCGTATTTGCCACGGTAATCGGTATCGGATACCTGACCCACCTGTTGATTCCCACCATTCCGCTTGTTGCTGTCTTTGTACTCATGGCTGCCCTGGCACCTACCGATGATATAGCCGTATTCTCCGTTGCCAAGCGGGTGAATGTGCCACCCAGGATCATGAATATCTTATCCGGAGAATCCATTATCAACGATGCCTCAGGTATCGTGTGTTTCCAGTTTGCCGTAGCAGCCGTTGTTACAGGTACGTTTTCGGTGACCGATGCCATCGGACGATTCATTATACTTGGATTGGGCGGTATTCTTGTAGGACTTGCTTTTACTTTACTCAAATATGCACTTGTCCGATGGATCCGTTCCCTGGGTATGGAAAACGTTACCCTTCATATCCTTATAGAAATACTGACGCCTTTTCTCGTTTACCTGATTGCTGAGACACTGGAGGTGAGCGGTATTCTTGCCATTTTTTCGGCAGGTATCGCACACTCGGTAGGACGCAAGAAGCTGAATCCTGAAAATGCCAGTCTGAACATTGCTTC
This region includes:
- a CDS encoding sodium:proton antiporter; the encoded protein is MLVFEYILILLVAIFISNLINRFLPSVSVPIIQILLGALIALIPLNFKLELEPSLFFILFIAPLVFNSSMLMDKQSFWALKVPIMNLAFLLVFATVIGIGYLTHLLIPTIPLVAVFVLMAALAPTDDIAVFSVAKRVNVPPRIMNILSGESIINDASGIVCFQFAVAAVVTGTFSVTDAIGRFIILGLGGILVGLAFTLLKYALVRWIRSLGMENVTLHILIEILTPFLVYLIAETLEVSGILAIFSAGIAHSVGRKKLNPENASLNIASDSIWNVFSFTLEGLVFLILGTQLPDILRTVQSGSYPVETWEIVLYVLLITLIFALSRFVWSYCSIRKKVYHDPDHPISKFRACMIFSLSGARGAVTLASVLSIPILLNDGSAFPQRDM